The following proteins are encoded in a genomic region of Nomascus leucogenys isolate Asia chromosome 17, Asia_NLE_v1, whole genome shotgun sequence:
- the HIF3A gene encoding hypoxia-inducible factor 3-alpha isoform X1, with protein sequence MALGLQRARSTTELRKEKSRDAARSRRSQETEVLYQLAHTLPFARGVSAHLDKASIMRLTISYLRMHRLCAAGEWNQVGAGGEPLDACYLKALEGFVMVLTAEGDMAYLSENVSKHLGLSQLELIGHSIFDFIHPCDQEELQDALTPQQTLSRRKVEAPTERCFSLRMKSTLTSRGRTLNLKAATWKVLHCSGHMRAYKPPAQTSPAGSPDSEPPLQCLVLICEAIPHPGSLEPPLGRGAFLSRHSLDMKFTYCDDRIAEVAGYSPDDLIGCSAYEYIHALDSDAVSKSIHTLLSKGQAVTGQYRFLARSGGYLWTQTQATVVSGGRGPQSESIVCVHFLISRVEETGVVLSLEQTEQHSRRPIQRGAPSQKDTPNPGDSLDAPGPRILAFLHPPSLSEAALAADPRRFCSPDLRRLLGPILDGASVAATPSTPLTTRCPQSPLSADLPHELPVGTENVHRLFTSGKDTEAVETDLDIAQDADALDLEMLAPYISMDDDFQLNASEQLPRAYHRPLGAVPRPRARSFHGLSPPALEPSLLPRWGSDPRLSCSSPSRGDPSASSPMAGARKRTLAQSSEDEDEGVELLGVRPPKRSPSPEPENFLLFPLSLSFLLTGGPAPGSLQDPSTPLLNLNEPLGLGPSLLSPYSDEDTTQPGGTFQPRAGSAQAN encoded by the exons ATGGCGCTGGGGCTGCAGCGCGCAAG GTCGACCACCGAGCTGCGCAAGGAAAAGTCCCGGGATGCGGCCCGCAGCCGGCGCAGCCAGGAGACCGAGGTGCTGTACCAGCTGGCTCATACGCTGCCCTTCGCCCGCGGCGTCAGCGCCCACCTGGACAAGGCCTCTATCATGCGCCTCACCATCAGCTACCTGCGCATGCACCGCCTCTGCGCCGCAG GGGAGTGGAACCAGGTGGGAGCAGGGGGAGAACCACTGGATGCCTGCTACCTGAAGGCCCTGGAGGGCTTCGTCATGGTGCTCACCGCCGAGGGAGACATGGCTTACCTGTCGGAGAATGTCAGCAAACACCTGGGCCTCAGTCAG CTGGAGCTCATCGGACACAGCATCTTTGATTTCATCCACCCCTGTGACCAAGAGGAGCTTCAGGACGCCCTGACCCCCCAGCAGA CCCTGTCCAGGAGGAAGGTGGAGGCCCCCACAGAGCGGTGCTTCTCCTTGCGCATGAAGAGTACGCTCACCAGCCGCGGGCGCACCCTCAACCTCAAGGCAGCCACCTGGAAG GTGCTGCACTGCTCTGGACATATGAGGGCCTACAAGCCCCCTGCACAGACTTCTCCAGCTGGGAGCCCTGACTCAGAGCCCCCGCTGCAGTGCCTGGTGCTCATCTGCGAAGCCATCCCCCACCCAGGCAGCCTGGAGCCCCCGCTGGGCCGAGGGGCCTTCCTCAGCCGCCACAGCCTGGACATGAAGTTCACCTACTGTGACGACAG gatCGCAGAAGTGGCTGGCTATAGTCCCGATGACCTGATCGGCTGTTCCGCCTACGAGTACATCCACGCGCTGGACTCCGATGCGGTCAGCAAGAGCATCCACACCT TGCTGAGCAAGGGCCAGGCAGTAACAGGGCAGTATCGCTTCCTGGCCCGGAGCGGTGGCTACCTGTGGACCCAGACCCAGGCCACAGTGGTGTCAGGGGGACGGGGCCCCCAGTCGGAGAGTATCGTCTgtgtccattttttaatcag CCGGGTGGAAGAGACCGGAGTGGTGCTGTCCCTGGAGCAAACGGAGCAACACTCTCGCAGACCCATTCAGCGGGGCGCCCCCTCTCAGAAGGACACCCCTAACCCTGGGGACAGCCTTG ATGCCCCTGGCCCCCGGATCCTCGCCTTCCTGCACCCCCCTTCCCTGAGCGAGGCTGCCCTGGCCGCTGACCCCCGCCGTttctgcagccctgacctccgtCGCCTCCTGGGACCCATCCTGGATGGGGCTTCAGTAGCGGCCACTCCCAGCACCCCGCTGACCACGCGGTGCCCCCAAAGTCCTCTTTCG GCTGATCTCCCACATGAACTACCTGTGGGCACCGAGAATGTGCACAGACTCTTCACCTCTGGGAAAGACACTGAGGCAGTGGAGACAGATTTAGATATAGCTCAG GATGCCGATGCTCTGGATTTGGAGATGCTGGCCCCCTACATCTCCATGGATGATGACTTCCAGCTCAACGCCAGCGAGCAGCTACCAAGGGCCTACCACAGACCTCTGGGGGCTGTCCCCCGGCCCCGTGCTCGAAGCTTCCATGGCCTGTCACCTCCAGCCCTTGAGCCCTCCCTGCTGCCCCGCTGGGGGAGTGACCCCCGGCTGAGCTGCTCCAGCCCTTCCAGAGGGGACCCTTCAGCATCCTCTCCCATGGCTGGGGCTCGGAAGAG GACCCTGGCCCAGAGCTCAGAGGACGAGGACGAGGGAGTGGAGCTGCTGGGAGTGAGACCTCCCAAAAGGTCCCCCAGCCCAGAACCCGAAAACTTTCTGCTGTTTCCCCTCAGCCTG AGTTTCCTTCTGACAGGAGGACCAGCCCCAGGGAGCCTACAGGACCCCAGCACCCCACTCCTGAACCTGAATGAGCCCCTGG
- the HIF3A gene encoding hypoxia-inducible factor 3-alpha isoform X3: MRLTISYLRMHRLCAAGEWNQVGAGGEPLDACYLKALEGFVMVLTAEGDMAYLSENVSKHLGLSQLELIGHSIFDFIHPCDQEELQDALTPQQTLSRRKVEAPTERCFSLRMKSTLTSRGRTLNLKAATWKVLHCSGHMRAYKPPAQTSPAGSPDSEPPLQCLVLICEAIPHPGSLEPPLGRGAFLSRHSLDMKFTYCDDRIAEVAGYSPDDLIGCSAYEYIHALDSDAVSKSIHTLLSKGQAVTGQYRFLARSGGYLWTQTQATVVSGGRGPQSESIVCVHFLISRVEETGVVLSLEQTEQHSRRPIQRGAPSQKDTPNPGDSLDAPGPRILAFLHPPSLSEAALAADPRRFCSPDLRRLLGPILDGASVAATPSTPLTTRCPQSPLSADLPHELPVGTENVHRLFTSGKDTEAVETDLDIAQDADALDLEMLAPYISMDDDFQLNASEQLPRAYHRPLGAVPRPRARSFHGLSPPALEPSLLPRWGSDPRLSCSSPSRGDPSASSPMAGARKRTLAQSSEDEDEGVELLGVRPPKRSPSPEPENFLLFPLSLSFLLTGGPAPGSLQDPSTPLLNLNEPLGLGPSLLSPYSDEDTTQPGGTFQPRAGSAQAN, translated from the exons ATGCGCCTCACCATCAGCTACCTGCGCATGCACCGCCTCTGCGCCGCAG GGGAGTGGAACCAGGTGGGAGCAGGGGGAGAACCACTGGATGCCTGCTACCTGAAGGCCCTGGAGGGCTTCGTCATGGTGCTCACCGCCGAGGGAGACATGGCTTACCTGTCGGAGAATGTCAGCAAACACCTGGGCCTCAGTCAG CTGGAGCTCATCGGACACAGCATCTTTGATTTCATCCACCCCTGTGACCAAGAGGAGCTTCAGGACGCCCTGACCCCCCAGCAGA CCCTGTCCAGGAGGAAGGTGGAGGCCCCCACAGAGCGGTGCTTCTCCTTGCGCATGAAGAGTACGCTCACCAGCCGCGGGCGCACCCTCAACCTCAAGGCAGCCACCTGGAAG GTGCTGCACTGCTCTGGACATATGAGGGCCTACAAGCCCCCTGCACAGACTTCTCCAGCTGGGAGCCCTGACTCAGAGCCCCCGCTGCAGTGCCTGGTGCTCATCTGCGAAGCCATCCCCCACCCAGGCAGCCTGGAGCCCCCGCTGGGCCGAGGGGCCTTCCTCAGCCGCCACAGCCTGGACATGAAGTTCACCTACTGTGACGACAG gatCGCAGAAGTGGCTGGCTATAGTCCCGATGACCTGATCGGCTGTTCCGCCTACGAGTACATCCACGCGCTGGACTCCGATGCGGTCAGCAAGAGCATCCACACCT TGCTGAGCAAGGGCCAGGCAGTAACAGGGCAGTATCGCTTCCTGGCCCGGAGCGGTGGCTACCTGTGGACCCAGACCCAGGCCACAGTGGTGTCAGGGGGACGGGGCCCCCAGTCGGAGAGTATCGTCTgtgtccattttttaatcag CCGGGTGGAAGAGACCGGAGTGGTGCTGTCCCTGGAGCAAACGGAGCAACACTCTCGCAGACCCATTCAGCGGGGCGCCCCCTCTCAGAAGGACACCCCTAACCCTGGGGACAGCCTTG ATGCCCCTGGCCCCCGGATCCTCGCCTTCCTGCACCCCCCTTCCCTGAGCGAGGCTGCCCTGGCCGCTGACCCCCGCCGTttctgcagccctgacctccgtCGCCTCCTGGGACCCATCCTGGATGGGGCTTCAGTAGCGGCCACTCCCAGCACCCCGCTGACCACGCGGTGCCCCCAAAGTCCTCTTTCG GCTGATCTCCCACATGAACTACCTGTGGGCACCGAGAATGTGCACAGACTCTTCACCTCTGGGAAAGACACTGAGGCAGTGGAGACAGATTTAGATATAGCTCAG GATGCCGATGCTCTGGATTTGGAGATGCTGGCCCCCTACATCTCCATGGATGATGACTTCCAGCTCAACGCCAGCGAGCAGCTACCAAGGGCCTACCACAGACCTCTGGGGGCTGTCCCCCGGCCCCGTGCTCGAAGCTTCCATGGCCTGTCACCTCCAGCCCTTGAGCCCTCCCTGCTGCCCCGCTGGGGGAGTGACCCCCGGCTGAGCTGCTCCAGCCCTTCCAGAGGGGACCCTTCAGCATCCTCTCCCATGGCTGGGGCTCGGAAGAG GACCCTGGCCCAGAGCTCAGAGGACGAGGACGAGGGAGTGGAGCTGCTGGGAGTGAGACCTCCCAAAAGGTCCCCCAGCCCAGAACCCGAAAACTTTCTGCTGTTTCCCCTCAGCCTG AGTTTCCTTCTGACAGGAGGACCAGCCCCAGGGAGCCTACAGGACCCCAGCACCCCACTCCTGAACCTGAATGAGCCCCTGG
- the HIF3A gene encoding hypoxia-inducible factor 3-alpha isoform X2 yields the protein MPSGRPPSCARKSPGMRPAAGAARRPRCCTSWLIRCPSPAASAPTWTRPLSCASPSATCACTASAPQLELIGHSIFDFIHPCDQEELQDALTPQQTLSRRKVEAPTERCFSLRMKSTLTSRGRTLNLKAATWKVLHCSGHMRAYKPPAQTSPAGSPDSEPPLQCLVLICEAIPHPGSLEPPLGRGAFLSRHSLDMKFTYCDDRIAEVAGYSPDDLIGCSAYEYIHALDSDAVSKSIHTLLSKGQAVTGQYRFLARSGGYLWTQTQATVVSGGRGPQSESIVCVHFLISRVEETGVVLSLEQTEQHSRRPIQRGAPSQKDTPNPGDSLDAPGPRILAFLHPPSLSEAALAADPRRFCSPDLRRLLGPILDGASVAATPSTPLTTRCPQSPLSADLPHELPVGTENVHRLFTSGKDTEAVETDLDIAQDADALDLEMLAPYISMDDDFQLNASEQLPRAYHRPLGAVPRPRARSFHGLSPPALEPSLLPRWGSDPRLSCSSPSRGDPSASSPMAGARKRTLAQSSEDEDEGVELLGVRPPKRSPSPEPENFLLFPLSLSFLLTGGPAPGSLQDPSTPLLNLNEPLGLGPSLLSPYSDEDTTQPGGTFQPRAGSAQAN from the exons ATGCCCTCAGGTCGACCACCGAGCTGCGCAAGGAAAAGTCCCGGGATGCGGCCCGCAGCCGGCGCAGCCAGGAGACCGAGGTGCTGTACCAGCTGGCTCATACGCTGCCCTTCGCCCGCGGCGTCAGCGCCCACCTGGACAAGGCCTCTATCATGCGCCTCACCATCAGCTACCTGCGCATGCACCGCCTCTGCGCCGCAG CTGGAGCTCATCGGACACAGCATCTTTGATTTCATCCACCCCTGTGACCAAGAGGAGCTTCAGGACGCCCTGACCCCCCAGCAGA CCCTGTCCAGGAGGAAGGTGGAGGCCCCCACAGAGCGGTGCTTCTCCTTGCGCATGAAGAGTACGCTCACCAGCCGCGGGCGCACCCTCAACCTCAAGGCAGCCACCTGGAAG GTGCTGCACTGCTCTGGACATATGAGGGCCTACAAGCCCCCTGCACAGACTTCTCCAGCTGGGAGCCCTGACTCAGAGCCCCCGCTGCAGTGCCTGGTGCTCATCTGCGAAGCCATCCCCCACCCAGGCAGCCTGGAGCCCCCGCTGGGCCGAGGGGCCTTCCTCAGCCGCCACAGCCTGGACATGAAGTTCACCTACTGTGACGACAG gatCGCAGAAGTGGCTGGCTATAGTCCCGATGACCTGATCGGCTGTTCCGCCTACGAGTACATCCACGCGCTGGACTCCGATGCGGTCAGCAAGAGCATCCACACCT TGCTGAGCAAGGGCCAGGCAGTAACAGGGCAGTATCGCTTCCTGGCCCGGAGCGGTGGCTACCTGTGGACCCAGACCCAGGCCACAGTGGTGTCAGGGGGACGGGGCCCCCAGTCGGAGAGTATCGTCTgtgtccattttttaatcag CCGGGTGGAAGAGACCGGAGTGGTGCTGTCCCTGGAGCAAACGGAGCAACACTCTCGCAGACCCATTCAGCGGGGCGCCCCCTCTCAGAAGGACACCCCTAACCCTGGGGACAGCCTTG ATGCCCCTGGCCCCCGGATCCTCGCCTTCCTGCACCCCCCTTCCCTGAGCGAGGCTGCCCTGGCCGCTGACCCCCGCCGTttctgcagccctgacctccgtCGCCTCCTGGGACCCATCCTGGATGGGGCTTCAGTAGCGGCCACTCCCAGCACCCCGCTGACCACGCGGTGCCCCCAAAGTCCTCTTTCG GCTGATCTCCCACATGAACTACCTGTGGGCACCGAGAATGTGCACAGACTCTTCACCTCTGGGAAAGACACTGAGGCAGTGGAGACAGATTTAGATATAGCTCAG GATGCCGATGCTCTGGATTTGGAGATGCTGGCCCCCTACATCTCCATGGATGATGACTTCCAGCTCAACGCCAGCGAGCAGCTACCAAGGGCCTACCACAGACCTCTGGGGGCTGTCCCCCGGCCCCGTGCTCGAAGCTTCCATGGCCTGTCACCTCCAGCCCTTGAGCCCTCCCTGCTGCCCCGCTGGGGGAGTGACCCCCGGCTGAGCTGCTCCAGCCCTTCCAGAGGGGACCCTTCAGCATCCTCTCCCATGGCTGGGGCTCGGAAGAG GACCCTGGCCCAGAGCTCAGAGGACGAGGACGAGGGAGTGGAGCTGCTGGGAGTGAGACCTCCCAAAAGGTCCCCCAGCCCAGAACCCGAAAACTTTCTGCTGTTTCCCCTCAGCCTG AGTTTCCTTCTGACAGGAGGACCAGCCCCAGGGAGCCTACAGGACCCCAGCACCCCACTCCTGAACCTGAATGAGCCCCTGG
- the HIF3A gene encoding hypoxia-inducible factor 3-alpha isoform X4 codes for MRPAAGAARRPRCCTSWLIRCPSPAASAPTWTRPLSCASPSATCACTASAPQLELIGHSIFDFIHPCDQEELQDALTPQQTLSRRKVEAPTERCFSLRMKSTLTSRGRTLNLKAATWKVLHCSGHMRAYKPPAQTSPAGSPDSEPPLQCLVLICEAIPHPGSLEPPLGRGAFLSRHSLDMKFTYCDDRIAEVAGYSPDDLIGCSAYEYIHALDSDAVSKSIHTLLSKGQAVTGQYRFLARSGGYLWTQTQATVVSGGRGPQSESIVCVHFLISRVEETGVVLSLEQTEQHSRRPIQRGAPSQKDTPNPGDSLDAPGPRILAFLHPPSLSEAALAADPRRFCSPDLRRLLGPILDGASVAATPSTPLTTRCPQSPLSADLPHELPVGTENVHRLFTSGKDTEAVETDLDIAQDADALDLEMLAPYISMDDDFQLNASEQLPRAYHRPLGAVPRPRARSFHGLSPPALEPSLLPRWGSDPRLSCSSPSRGDPSASSPMAGARKRTLAQSSEDEDEGVELLGVRPPKRSPSPEPENFLLFPLSLSFLLTGGPAPGSLQDPSTPLLNLNEPLGLGPSLLSPYSDEDTTQPGGTFQPRAGSAQAN; via the exons ATGCGGCCCGCAGCCGGCGCAGCCAGGAGACCGAGGTGCTGTACCAGCTGGCTCATACGCTGCCCTTCGCCCGCGGCGTCAGCGCCCACCTGGACAAGGCCTCTATCATGCGCCTCACCATCAGCTACCTGCGCATGCACCGCCTCTGCGCCGCAG CTGGAGCTCATCGGACACAGCATCTTTGATTTCATCCACCCCTGTGACCAAGAGGAGCTTCAGGACGCCCTGACCCCCCAGCAGA CCCTGTCCAGGAGGAAGGTGGAGGCCCCCACAGAGCGGTGCTTCTCCTTGCGCATGAAGAGTACGCTCACCAGCCGCGGGCGCACCCTCAACCTCAAGGCAGCCACCTGGAAG GTGCTGCACTGCTCTGGACATATGAGGGCCTACAAGCCCCCTGCACAGACTTCTCCAGCTGGGAGCCCTGACTCAGAGCCCCCGCTGCAGTGCCTGGTGCTCATCTGCGAAGCCATCCCCCACCCAGGCAGCCTGGAGCCCCCGCTGGGCCGAGGGGCCTTCCTCAGCCGCCACAGCCTGGACATGAAGTTCACCTACTGTGACGACAG gatCGCAGAAGTGGCTGGCTATAGTCCCGATGACCTGATCGGCTGTTCCGCCTACGAGTACATCCACGCGCTGGACTCCGATGCGGTCAGCAAGAGCATCCACACCT TGCTGAGCAAGGGCCAGGCAGTAACAGGGCAGTATCGCTTCCTGGCCCGGAGCGGTGGCTACCTGTGGACCCAGACCCAGGCCACAGTGGTGTCAGGGGGACGGGGCCCCCAGTCGGAGAGTATCGTCTgtgtccattttttaatcag CCGGGTGGAAGAGACCGGAGTGGTGCTGTCCCTGGAGCAAACGGAGCAACACTCTCGCAGACCCATTCAGCGGGGCGCCCCCTCTCAGAAGGACACCCCTAACCCTGGGGACAGCCTTG ATGCCCCTGGCCCCCGGATCCTCGCCTTCCTGCACCCCCCTTCCCTGAGCGAGGCTGCCCTGGCCGCTGACCCCCGCCGTttctgcagccctgacctccgtCGCCTCCTGGGACCCATCCTGGATGGGGCTTCAGTAGCGGCCACTCCCAGCACCCCGCTGACCACGCGGTGCCCCCAAAGTCCTCTTTCG GCTGATCTCCCACATGAACTACCTGTGGGCACCGAGAATGTGCACAGACTCTTCACCTCTGGGAAAGACACTGAGGCAGTGGAGACAGATTTAGATATAGCTCAG GATGCCGATGCTCTGGATTTGGAGATGCTGGCCCCCTACATCTCCATGGATGATGACTTCCAGCTCAACGCCAGCGAGCAGCTACCAAGGGCCTACCACAGACCTCTGGGGGCTGTCCCCCGGCCCCGTGCTCGAAGCTTCCATGGCCTGTCACCTCCAGCCCTTGAGCCCTCCCTGCTGCCCCGCTGGGGGAGTGACCCCCGGCTGAGCTGCTCCAGCCCTTCCAGAGGGGACCCTTCAGCATCCTCTCCCATGGCTGGGGCTCGGAAGAG GACCCTGGCCCAGAGCTCAGAGGACGAGGACGAGGGAGTGGAGCTGCTGGGAGTGAGACCTCCCAAAAGGTCCCCCAGCCCAGAACCCGAAAACTTTCTGCTGTTTCCCCTCAGCCTG AGTTTCCTTCTGACAGGAGGACCAGCCCCAGGGAGCCTACAGGACCCCAGCACCCCACTCCTGAACCTGAATGAGCCCCTGG